The proteins below come from a single Rhodospirillaceae bacterium genomic window:
- a CDS encoding GFA family protein — translation MAEKITGGCQCGAVRYECNAEPMFAGHCQCTNCQKFSGTGHATNMMLPKDAFTVTGEVTCYEYTADSGNTMTRFFCSKCGSPVYGASSGNPAGVMVRVGGLDDPAIFEANFSLYAESAQSWDDIDPSIKTFPGMPPKPAD, via the coding sequence ATGGCTGAGAAAATTACGGGTGGCTGCCAGTGCGGGGCTGTCAGGTATGAATGTAATGCAGAGCCGATGTTTGCCGGGCATTGCCAGTGTACCAATTGCCAAAAGTTCAGTGGCACCGGTCATGCCACCAACATGATGTTACCGAAAGACGCCTTCACGGTAACCGGCGAGGTAACGTGTTACGAGTACACCGCCGATAGCGGCAACACCATGACCCGCTTTTTCTGCTCCAAATGCGGCTCGCCGGTTTACGGTGCCAGCAGCGGCAATCCGGCCGGTGTCATGGTGCGTGTCGGCGGCCTGGACGACCCTGCTATTTTCGAGGCCAATTTCTCGTTGTATGCCGAAAGCGCCCAAAGCTGGGATGACATTGATCCGTCAATCAAGACGTTCCCCGGGATGCCGCCAAAGCCTGCTGATTGA
- a CDS encoding prolipoprotein diacylglyceryl transferase: MSLLAIPYPSIDPIIFQVGPLAIRWYSLAYIGGLLFAWRYMIRLAALSPQVASREAVDDFLIWATLGVVLGGRVGYTLFYNFDYYADNPLAALQIWKGGMSFHGGVLGVIVSGLIFVKRRHIPALRFADIVACATPVGLMLGRLANFINGELFGRVSDVPWAMVFPRGGEAPRHPSQLYEAFLEGLVLFCLLYLLSKNENIRNRPGVLTGVFLIGYALARAFVELFRQPDAHLGFLAAGLTMGQWLSIPMILGGLYLITRAKKES; this comes from the coding sequence ATGAGCCTTCTCGCCATTCCCTATCCCAGCATCGACCCGATTATTTTTCAGGTCGGGCCCCTCGCCATTCGCTGGTATTCGCTGGCCTATATCGGCGGCCTGTTGTTCGCCTGGCGCTACATGATCCGTCTTGCAGCCCTTTCCCCGCAAGTGGCCAGCCGGGAAGCCGTTGATGACTTTCTGATCTGGGCCACGCTGGGCGTTGTTCTGGGTGGCCGGGTTGGCTATACGCTGTTTTACAATTTCGACTATTACGCAGATAACCCGCTGGCGGCCCTGCAAATCTGGAAAGGCGGCATGTCTTTTCATGGCGGTGTGTTGGGGGTCATTGTCTCCGGATTGATTTTTGTTAAACGGCGTCATATTCCGGCGCTTCGTTTCGCCGATATCGTCGCCTGTGCGACACCGGTTGGCTTGATGCTGGGCAGGCTGGCCAATTTTATCAACGGTGAATTGTTCGGCAGGGTCTCTGACGTGCCGTGGGCCATGGTCTTCCCCCGTGGTGGGGAGGCGCCGCGCCATCCCAGCCAGTTATATGAAGCCTTTCTTGAAGGGCTGGTGCTGTTTTGTCTGCTTTATCTGTTGTCAAAAAATGAAAACATTCGCAATCGCCCCGGCGTTTTGACCGGTGTTTTTTTGATCGGCTACGCGCTGGCGCGGGCCTTTGTTGAATTGTTCCGCCAGCCAGACGCCCACCTGGGCTTCCTCGCCGCCGGACTGACCATGGGGCAGTGGTTGTCCATACCAATGATTTTGGGCGGCCTTTACCTGATAACCCGGGCTAAAAAAGAAAGTTGA
- a CDS encoding class I SAM-dependent methyltransferase — MSLEEILIERIRGTGPLTIAEYMEQALAHPEYGYYMRGDPFGVSGDFVTAPEVSQMFGELLGLWAGVAWMTAGSATTINLVELGPGRGTLMADMLRAAPLVDGFSDAIEVHLVETSPALQEIQQQKLEGRDVVWHRAFTDVPEGPLIVIANEFFDALPIEQYFHAGDFWCPRMVDIKPDGDGLCFVLLPPFDTPELPPGLIDAPADVMVEVCPAALDISEDIARRIADHGGAALFVDYGHGQSAPGETLQAVKSHNFHDPLVDPGTADLTAHVDFGALAQRVFASGARALGPVTQGNFLTTLGIIERAETLRENATSEQAEDIARALQRLVDPEEMGDLFKVMAVTGLEAPPPPGFE, encoded by the coding sequence ATGTCGCTGGAAGAAATCCTTATTGAACGAATAAGGGGAACCGGACCCTTAACCATTGCAGAGTACATGGAGCAGGCGCTTGCCCATCCCGAGTACGGCTATTATATGCGCGGTGATCCTTTCGGGGTCAGCGGTGATTTTGTCACCGCGCCGGAAGTCTCGCAGATGTTCGGTGAACTGCTTGGACTGTGGGCCGGTGTCGCCTGGATGACGGCGGGCAGCGCCACGACCATCAACCTGGTCGAGTTGGGGCCGGGCAGGGGAACCCTGATGGCCGATATGCTGCGCGCCGCACCGCTGGTTGATGGCTTTAGTGATGCCATTGAGGTTCATCTGGTTGAAACCAGTCCGGCGTTGCAGGAAATCCAGCAGCAAAAACTTGAGGGCAGGGATGTGGTTTGGCATCGCGCTTTTACCGATGTGCCCGAAGGCCCCCTGATTGTCATCGCCAATGAATTCTTCGACGCCCTGCCCATCGAGCAGTATTTCCACGCCGGGGATTTCTGGTGCCCGCGCATGGTCGATATCAAGCCCGATGGCGATGGTTTGTGTTTTGTCCTGCTGCCGCCTTTCGATACGCCGGAATTACCGCCCGGACTGATCGATGCGCCGGCCGATGTCATGGTCGAGGTCTGCCCGGCGGCCCTTGACATTAGCGAAGACATCGCCCGCCGGATTGCCGATCACGGCGGCGCCGCCCTGTTTGTCGATTATGGCCATGGTCAAAGCGCGCCAGGTGAAACCTTGCAAGCGGTAAAAAGTCACAATTTCCACGATCCGCTGGTTGATCCGGGCACCGCCGACCTGACGGCTCATGTGGATTTCGGGGCGCTGGCCCAGCGCGTATTTGCCTCCGGCGCGCGGGCCCTGGGGCCGGTTACGCAAGGGAATTTCCTGACTACCCTTGGGATTATTGAGAGGGCCGAAACCCTGCGTGAAAACGCCACATCTGAACAAGCCGAGGACATCGCCCGGGCCTTGCAAAGGCTGGTCGATCCGGAAGAAATGGGCGACCTGTTCAAGGTCATGGCGGTGACCGGCCTTGAGGCCCCGCCACCGCCAGGATTTGAATAG
- a CDS encoding ribose-phosphate pyrophosphokinase, translating to MKILACNSNRPLSEAISAYLNLPLTKASVRRFSDMEIFVEIQENVRGEDVFVIQSTSYPANDNLMELLVALDALRRGSARRITAVIPYFGYARQDRKSGPRTPISAKLVANLITTAGADRVLTMDLHAGQIQGFFDIPVDNLFAAPVLTKDIADTMNGEDLVIVSPDVGGVVRARSLAKRLNADLAIIDKRREQAGVSEVMNIIGEVDGRRCILIDDIVDSAGTLCNASVALKAKGASSVSSYVTHGVLSGGAVARVSSSPMDSLVITDSIQGTEAVRISHNIKQLTIAPLIAEAISRISDESSVSSLFE from the coding sequence ATGAAAATTCTTGCCTGCAACTCAAACAGGCCACTTTCCGAAGCTATTTCTGCATATTTGAATCTGCCATTGACGAAAGCCAGCGTCCGCCGTTTTTCGGATATGGAAATCTTTGTCGAGATTCAGGAAAACGTGCGCGGCGAGGATGTCTTCGTCATTCAATCCACATCATACCCGGCCAATGACAATCTGATGGAACTTCTGGTTGCACTGGACGCGCTCAGGCGTGGCTCGGCGCGCCGCATTACCGCCGTCATTCCTTATTTTGGCTACGCCCGTCAGGACCGTAAATCCGGGCCCAGGACGCCGATTTCAGCCAAACTTGTCGCCAACCTGATCACCACCGCCGGTGCCGACAGGGTGCTGACCATGGACCTGCACGCGGGCCAGATTCAGGGCTTTTTCGACATTCCCGTCGATAACCTGTTCGCCGCCCCGGTGCTGACCAAGGATATTGCAGACACCATGAACGGCGAAGATTTGGTTATCGTCTCACCCGATGTGGGCGGCGTTGTTCGCGCCAGATCGTTGGCCAAGCGCCTGAATGCGGACCTGGCGATTATTGATAAGCGGCGCGAACAGGCCGGTGTTTCGGAAGTCATGAACATTATCGGCGAGGTCGATGGCCGCCGCTGCATCCTGATCGATGATATCGTCGATTCGGCGGGCACCCTATGCAATGCCTCCGTGGCGTTGAAGGCTAAAGGCGCCTCATCGGTCTCTTCTTACGTGACCCACGGGGTTCTGTCCGGCGGTGCTGTTGCCAGGGTCTCCTCATCCCCGATGGATAGTCTTGTTATCACCGATTCTATCCAGGGAACCGAAGCGGTTCGCATCTCCCACAACATCAAGCAACTGACCATCGCCCCGCTGATCGCCGAAGCGATCAGCCGCATCAGTGACGAAAGCTCGGTCTCTAGCCTGTTTGAGTGA
- the ychF gene encoding redox-regulated ATPase YchF, with product MGFNCGIVGLPNVGKSTLFNALTATAAAEAANFPFCTIEPNTGRVAVPDERLDKIAAIGQSAKIVPTQLEFVDIAGLVRGASKGEGLGNKFLANIREVDAIIHVLRCFEDENVTHVEGDIGPVRDAETVETELMLADLESLEKRVTPLTKKARGNDKEASAQLAMVERVLAVLGEGKPARTMDISADDKRVFEMLHLLSGKPVLYVCNVEEDAAGEGNAQSEKVAEMATGQGAISVVISARIEEEISALGDATEQQEFLDAIGLQETGLTRVIRAGYELLHLITFFTVGPTETRAWTVPAGSKAPQAAGAIHTDFEKGFIKAETIAYDDFIACNGEQGAKEAGKMRQEGRDYTTQDGDLMLFRFNV from the coding sequence ATGGGTTTTAATTGTGGCATCGTCGGCTTGCCCAACGTTGGTAAATCGACCCTGTTCAACGCATTGACGGCGACGGCGGCTGCCGAGGCAGCCAACTTTCCGTTTTGCACCATCGAGCCCAACACCGGTCGGGTGGCGGTTCCTGACGAGCGGTTGGACAAGATTGCCGCTATTGGCCAGTCGGCCAAAATCGTTCCGACGCAACTTGAATTTGTTGATATTGCAGGGTTGGTGCGCGGCGCCTCCAAGGGTGAGGGGTTGGGCAACAAGTTTCTTGCCAATATCCGCGAAGTCGACGCCATTATTCATGTGCTGCGTTGCTTCGAGGATGAAAACGTCACTCATGTTGAAGGCGACATCGGCCCTGTCCGGGATGCGGAAACCGTTGAGACAGAACTGATGCTGGCTGATCTGGAAAGCCTCGAGAAACGTGTCACGCCATTGACCAAGAAAGCGCGCGGCAACGACAAGGAGGCGAGCGCCCAGCTTGCCATGGTCGAGCGTGTTCTGGCGGTCTTGGGCGAGGGCAAACCGGCCCGCACCATGGACATAAGCGCAGATGACAAGCGGGTTTTTGAGATGCTGCACCTGTTAAGCGGTAAGCCTGTTCTCTACGTTTGCAACGTCGAAGAGGACGCGGCGGGCGAAGGCAACGCGCAATCGGAAAAGGTCGCCGAAATGGCGACGGGTCAGGGGGCCATTTCGGTCGTTATCTCGGCCCGTATCGAGGAGGAAATCTCGGCTCTGGGCGACGCCACCGAACAGCAGGAGTTCCTTGACGCCATCGGCCTTCAGGAAACCGGCTTAACAAGGGTGATCCGCGCCGGGTACGAGCTTCTGCATCTGATTACGTTCTTCACTGTCGGGCCAACGGAAACCCGCGCCTGGACCGTGCCCGCCGGTTCAAAAGCACCGCAAGCCGCCGGGGCCATCCACACGGATTTTGAAAAGGGTTTTATCAAGGCCGAAACCATCGCCTACGACGACTTCATCGCCTGTAACGGTGAACAGGGGGCCAAGGAAGCCGGAAAAATGCGCCAGGAAGGCCGCGACTACACAACCCAAGACGGCGACCTGATGTTGTTCAGGTTTAATGTTTGA
- a CDS encoding SRPBCC domain-containing protein, with amino-acid sequence MELIKSEPGDDPIVVEGYFAATPAKVFKAWTDPKIVVKWFGMAPNSLFSATIDLRPGGGWSFLKSKDDDKSICFEGLYHDIQPSEKLVFSWSHVIRYANGKCEVTPDSRVEVEFTPKGKGTYVRLVHSAVRSEDARRGIGGGWIAAFTFMADALDESES; translated from the coding sequence ATGGAGTTGATTAAATCCGAACCCGGCGATGACCCGATTGTTGTCGAGGGTTATTTTGCCGCAACCCCGGCAAAGGTTTTTAAAGCGTGGACTGATCCGAAGATCGTCGTGAAATGGTTTGGAATGGCGCCAAATTCGCTTTTTTCCGCGACGATTGATCTGCGTCCGGGGGGCGGGTGGAGTTTTCTGAAGTCAAAGGACGATGACAAGTCGATTTGTTTCGAGGGTCTGTATCATGACATTCAGCCCAGCGAAAAACTCGTTTTTTCATGGTCTCATGTGATCCGGTACGCAAACGGAAAGTGTGAAGTAACGCCAGATTCGCGGGTCGAAGTGGAGTTTACGCCGAAAGGAAAGGGCACATATGTCCGCCTTGTTCATTCGGCAGTTCGAAGCGAGGATGCTCGTCGCGGTATTGGCGGTGGCTGGATCGCGGCATTTACATTCATGGCCGATGCGCTTGATGAATCCGAAAGTTGA
- a CDS encoding 50S ribosomal protein L25/general stress protein Ctc, with translation MAQAATMSVELRERAGKGAARAIRRAGRVPAVIYGNKQDPVMISLEPVELMMQLRGPGFFSRVYELEAGGNKHRVLPRDLQLHPVTDRPIHVDFMRFSAKTRLNIDVAVIFENEEECPGLRGGGVLNIVRHDIELLCSPDSIPESLIVDLTGLEVGDSVHISAIKLPDDVELTITDRDFTVATIAAPTINVEPEEEEGEEGEEGEEGVEGEEGEEGAEGGEGEGEGEERGSKD, from the coding sequence ATGGCTCAAGCCGCTACTATGAGTGTCGAGCTGCGCGAACGGGCAGGTAAGGGGGCAGCCCGTGCCATACGCAGGGCTGGTCGGGTGCCAGCCGTTATCTACGGCAACAAACAAGACCCGGTTATGATTTCCCTCGAACCTGTTGAACTGATGATGCAGTTAAGGGGCCCCGGCTTCTTCTCGCGCGTCTATGAGCTTGAAGCAGGTGGAAATAAACACCGCGTCCTGCCCCGTGATTTGCAGCTCCACCCGGTCACTGACCGGCCCATTCACGTCGATTTCATGCGTTTCAGCGCCAAAACACGCCTCAACATTGATGTCGCCGTGATTTTTGAAAACGAAGAGGAATGCCCCGGCTTGCGTGGTGGCGGTGTGCTTAACATCGTTCGCCATGATATTGAACTTTTGTGCTCGCCCGACAGCATTCCCGAAAGCCTGATTGTCGATCTGACGGGTCTTGAAGTCGGCGACAGTGTTCACATCAGCGCCATCAAACTGCCCGACGATGTCGAGCTGACCATCACCGACCGTGACTTTACCGTCGCCACCATCGCCGCCCCGACCATCAACGTCGAGCCTGAAGAAGAAGAAGGCGAAGAGGGCGAAGAGGGCGAAGAAGGCGTCGAAGGCGAAGAAGGTGAAGAAGGTGCAGAAGGCGGCGAAGGCGAGGGCGAAGGCGAAGAACGCGGGTCTAAGGACTAA
- a CDS encoding aminopeptidase P family protein — MALHFSEQELAERRKRTCAEMAERGLDGLLIFRQESMFYLSGYDTFGYVYFQCLLLSADGAMTLLTRAADLRQARHTSVIEDIRIWVDGPDADPARELAQILDGHGLKGKRLGVEWDSYGLTALNGQKLSAALDGFCTLENASDLVTRLRLVKSPAEIAYVRRAAELADDALDAAVALAGPGAFEGDILAAMQSAVFRGGGDDPANETIIGSGPDALLCRYFTGRRHLDPADQLTLEWAGVYRHYHACMIRTISIGPPPDRQLALYDAAREALEAVTAALVPGRPVGEAFDAHATVLDRHGLAAHRLNACGYSLGTTFAPNWMDWPMLYHGNPVLAAPDMVFFLHMIIFDSDAGVAMTLGETVRVTDTTPERLSRSSLDMIRK, encoded by the coding sequence GTGGCCCTGCATTTCAGCGAACAGGAACTGGCCGAACGCCGCAAGCGGACGTGCGCCGAAATGGCTGAGCGCGGTCTCGACGGTTTGCTGATTTTCCGTCAGGAAAGCATGTTCTATCTGAGCGGCTACGACACCTTCGGTTATGTCTATTTTCAGTGCCTTTTGTTAAGCGCCGACGGGGCCATGACCCTGCTGACCCGAGCGGCGGATTTGCGTCAGGCCCGTCATACCTCTGTCATTGAAGATATCCGTATCTGGGTCGATGGCCCTGACGCTGACCCGGCCCGGGAACTGGCGCAGATACTTGATGGCCACGGCCTGAAGGGCAAGCGGCTGGGCGTCGAGTGGGATTCCTACGGGCTGACCGCCCTGAACGGTCAAAAGCTGAGCGCCGCCCTGGACGGCTTCTGCACTTTGGAGAATGCCTCCGACCTGGTCACTCGCCTGCGGCTGGTCAAAAGTCCGGCAGAGATCGCCTATGTGCGTCGGGCTGCGGAACTGGCCGATGACGCCCTGGACGCGGCGGTAGCGCTTGCCGGTCCCGGCGCTTTTGAAGGCGATATACTGGCGGCCATGCAATCCGCCGTGTTTCGTGGCGGCGGCGATGACCCGGCCAATGAAACCATTATTGGCTCAGGCCCGGACGCCCTGCTGTGTCGTTATTTCACCGGCAGAAGGCATCTCGACCCTGCCGACCAGCTGACCCTGGAGTGGGCCGGGGTGTATCGTCATTATCACGCCTGCATGATCCGGACGATTAGCATCGGGCCGCCGCCGGATCGACAACTGGCGTTGTATGACGCGGCCCGCGAGGCCCTTGAAGCGGTCACCGCGGCGCTGGTTCCCGGTCGCCCTGTCGGCGAGGCTTTCGATGCCCACGCCACGGTTCTTGACCGGCATGGTCTGGCAGCCCATAGGCTCAATGCCTGTGGTTATTCGCTGGGCACCACCTTTGCCCCCAACTGGATGGACTGGCCGATGCTTTATCATGGCAATCCGGTGCTTGCCGCCCCGGACATGGTCTTCTTTCTGCACATGATTATTTTCGACAGCGACGCCGGTGTGGCGATGACCCTTGGCGAAACCGTGCGGGTCACTGATACGACGCCGGAACGCCTTTCCCGGTCCTCGCTGGACATGATCAGGAAGTAA
- a CDS encoding FABP family protein: MANHSDVDYGPIIQLLGCWKGDQGTDIAPEPDGEEHNPYYETITYEDIGDLSNAEEQKLAAVYYRQIVKRKSNDEAFHDQTGYWIWNAANKTVMHSFVIPRAVSVIAGGVYSDETDDEGHIVLELSAKLGDPEWGIIQSPFMRKKASSLEFRQKITVGSGKMTYAQTTLVDIYGKVFEHTDNNELSRV, encoded by the coding sequence ATGGCTAATCACTCCGATGTCGATTATGGCCCGATTATACAGCTTTTGGGTTGCTGGAAAGGAGATCAGGGTACCGATATAGCCCCCGAACCTGATGGAGAGGAACACAACCCCTATTATGAGACGATAACATATGAAGACATCGGCGATCTGAGTAACGCCGAAGAACAAAAACTCGCCGCCGTCTACTACCGCCAGATAGTAAAGCGGAAATCAAATGACGAAGCCTTTCACGACCAAACGGGATATTGGATCTGGAACGCTGCAAATAAAACTGTCATGCATTCCTTTGTTATTCCACGCGCCGTCAGCGTTATTGCGGGTGGAGTATATTCGGACGAAACAGATGATGAAGGGCATATCGTTTTGGAATTATCAGCAAAACTTGGTGATCCGGAATGGGGAATTATTCAGTCGCCCTTTATGAGAAAAAAAGCATCATCCTTGGAATTTCGTCAAAAAATCACCGTTGGTAGCGGAAAGATGACTTATGCACAAACGACACTTGTCGATATTTACGGTAAGGTGTTTGAGCATACAGATAACAATGAATTGAGCCGCGTGTAA
- a CDS encoding aminoacyl-tRNA hydrolase translates to MLLLVGLGNPGGDYARNRHNIGFMAVDEIVRRHSFQPFRAKFNGALAEGRIGNAKVLALKPATYMNESGRSVAAAANFYKIDPADVLVIHDELDLEAGKLKLKSGGGHAGHNGLRSIHAHLGEGYRRLRLGIGHPGDKSQVTNHVLKDFAKADQQWLEPLLVSIADHIDMALQGDDAGFLNKVALNTNPPKNKNKDEG, encoded by the coding sequence ATGCTGCTGCTTGTTGGCCTGGGTAACCCCGGTGGGGACTACGCCAGGAACCGTCACAATATTGGATTTATGGCGGTGGACGAAATCGTCCGCCGCCATTCCTTTCAGCCATTCCGCGCCAAATTCAATGGTGCGCTTGCCGAAGGACGCATCGGCAATGCCAAGGTGCTGGCCCTGAAACCTGCCACTTATATGAACGAAAGTGGTCGTTCGGTTGCGGCGGCTGCCAACTTCTACAAAATAGATCCCGCCGACGTTCTGGTTATTCATGACGAGCTTGATCTGGAAGCGGGAAAGCTCAAGCTTAAATCAGGTGGCGGCCATGCCGGTCACAACGGCTTGCGTTCGATCCACGCACACTTAGGCGAAGGTTACCGCCGCCTGCGGCTGGGCATCGGCCATCCGGGTGACAAGTCGCAAGTCACAAATCATGTGCTCAAGGACTTCGCCAAAGCCGACCAGCAATGGCTTGAGCCGCTGCTTGTTTCCATCGCCGATCATATTGATATGGCCTTGCAAGGCGATGACGCCGGATTTTTGAACAAGGTCGCGCTCAATACAAACCCGCCAAAAAATAAAAACAAAGACGAAGGATAA
- a CDS encoding winged helix-turn-helix transcriptional regulator, with protein MENLDTTFAALSDGTRRAILGQLMQGETRLSDLAEPFNMSQTAVSKHVRVLSDAGLLIIEKRGRTRHCRLVAEPMKQATDWLTDYQEFWTHQFDNLAQYLVTEGD; from the coding sequence ATGGAAAACCTCGATACAACCTTTGCGGCGCTCAGTGATGGCACGCGGCGTGCCATTTTAGGGCAACTCATGCAGGGGGAAACCAGACTTTCTGATCTGGCAGAGCCCTTCAACATGTCACAAACAGCGGTTTCCAAACATGTGCGTGTGCTCAGTGATGCGGGCTTGCTGATTATTGAAAAACGCGGCCGCACCCGCCATTGCCGCCTCGTTGCGGAACCTATGAAACAGGCAACTGACTGGCTAACTGATTATCAGGAATTTTGGACCCACCAATTTGACAATCTTGCTCAATATTTGGTAACTGAGGGAGATTGA
- a CDS encoding response regulator — translation MAKTILIVEDNELNMRLFDQLLKSNGYDTIKSVDGSDAVDLAKDQNPDLIIMDIQLPGRSGLEITADLKADNNLKHIPVVAVTAFAMKGDESKILEAGCDDYIAKPISVPVFLDTVTKHLS, via the coding sequence ATGGCAAAGACTATATTGATCGTTGAAGACAATGAATTGAACATGCGGTTGTTCGATCAACTTCTAAAATCCAATGGCTATGATACGATCAAGTCGGTTGATGGGAGTGATGCTGTTGATCTTGCAAAAGATCAGAACCCAGACCTCATCATTATGGACATCCAACTACCGGGACGCTCTGGTCTTGAAATTACCGCCGATTTAAAGGCGGATAACAACCTCAAACACATACCTGTTGTTGCCGTAACTGCTTTTGCTATGAAGGGCGATGAGAGCAAAATACTTGAAGCGGGATGTGACGACTACATAGCCAAGCCGATAAGCGTTCCCGTCTTCCTTGATACAGTGACAAAGCACCTGTCGTAA
- the pgeF gene encoding peptidoglycan editing factor PgeF encodes MLTASNLNGVRHGFFTRQGGVSADGVGDMDGLNCGFGSDDSPESVAENRRLAVARLGVQGCDLVTAYQVHSAKVVRVTRAWAPEDAPQVDAMVTGESGMVLGILTADCAPVLFADRTAGIIGAAHAGWRGARAGVVEACIDEMIAMGGTLSNIDVAIGPCIAQASYEVGPEFYQDFMDEDAAHDDFFKASKRPGHFQFDLSGYIERRLSRQGLASVTALNVDTCADPERFYSYRRCTLNGEKDYGRLLSAIVIED; translated from the coding sequence ATGTTGACTGCATCAAATTTAAACGGCGTCCGGCATGGTTTTTTCACCCGTCAGGGTGGCGTCAGTGCCGATGGTGTTGGTGATATGGACGGGCTGAATTGTGGTTTTGGTTCCGATGACAGTCCTGAAAGTGTTGCCGAGAACCGTCGTCTTGCTGTTGCCCGGCTGGGCGTCCAGGGCTGCGATCTTGTGACCGCCTATCAGGTTCATTCGGCCAAGGTGGTCAGGGTGACGCGAGCCTGGGCACCCGAGGATGCGCCGCAGGTCGACGCCATGGTCACAGGCGAGAGCGGTATGGTGCTGGGCATTCTGACCGCCGATTGCGCACCGGTATTGTTTGCTGATCGGACCGCCGGCATCATCGGCGCCGCCCATGCCGGTTGGCGCGGGGCCAGGGCAGGGGTTGTCGAAGCCTGCATTGATGAAATGATTGCCATGGGTGGCACGCTTTCAAATATTGACGTCGCTATCGGCCCCTGCATCGCTCAGGCGTCTTATGAAGTGGGACCTGAGTTCTATCAGGATTTTATGGACGAGGATGCCGCCCATGATGATTTTTTCAAGGCCTCGAAGCGGCCCGGCCACTTTCAGTTTGATCTTTCGGGCTATATCGAACGGCGCTTGTCGAGGCAGGGGCTGGCTTCGGTGACGGCGCTAAACGTCGATACCTGCGCCGATCCTGAACGCTTCTACAGTTACCGCCGCTGTACCTTGAACGGCGAAAAGGATTATGGTCGGCTGTTGTCAGCGATAGTGATAGAGGACTGA
- a CDS encoding M48 family metalloprotease, with product MSTLRTLSIVTIFILSACATPQTSINKVDSVAAEIEAKKQRELVVQDWVEADQRLFRIGYPILVNSISFCEKTSFQTGMIAGSATGLKKEWEEAFRSVYGLSDILEVTYIAPGAAAAVGGLKIGDVLITVNDWSVPVGKTAKKNFDKKLKDILKNEDPIEFKVRRDENDLTLTIYPEKACDYQIVLDPQDDLNAFADGKTITFHKGLMDFFRTDQEVVLVFSHELAHNTMKHVESKTQNAVIAGAGGFIVDLLGALAGINTQGQFTDMAMRAGGGAFSAAFEAEADYVGLYIMAASGHEIEKSSHFWRRMSLKNVQGISMATSHPSNADRFVGIENTIKEIKVKIAAGEPLEPEMKNKTQ from the coding sequence ATGTCTACTCTACGCACCCTCTCAATTGTCACGATCTTTATCCTTTCTGCTTGTGCTACTCCACAGACGAGCATTAATAAAGTTGATTCAGTTGCCGCTGAAATTGAAGCAAAAAAACAACGTGAGCTCGTTGTTCAGGATTGGGTCGAGGCCGATCAACGGTTGTTCCGTATCGGTTACCCCATCCTTGTCAATAGCATCTCGTTTTGCGAGAAAACCTCCTTCCAGACCGGCATGATCGCCGGGTCCGCTACTGGCTTAAAAAAAGAATGGGAAGAGGCTTTTCGATCTGTTTATGGATTATCAGATATTCTTGAAGTTACCTACATTGCCCCAGGTGCGGCTGCGGCTGTTGGCGGGTTGAAAATTGGCGATGTCTTAATAACTGTGAATGACTGGTCAGTTCCCGTTGGCAAGACGGCGAAGAAAAATTTCGACAAAAAGCTTAAAGATATTTTAAAAAACGAAGACCCCATCGAATTCAAGGTTCGACGCGACGAAAATGATCTGACACTCACCATTTATCCTGAGAAAGCCTGCGATTATCAGATCGTTCTTGATCCCCAGGATGACTTAAACGCTTTTGCCGATGGAAAAACCATTACCTTTCATAAAGGCTTGATGGATTTCTTCCGAACCGATCAGGAAGTGGTGCTGGTTTTCTCACACGAACTCGCTCACAACACGATGAAACATGTAGAATCAAAAACTCAGAATGCGGTGATTGCCGGAGCAGGTGGCTTCATCGTTGACTTGCTGGGAGCACTGGCAGGGATAAACACACAGGGACAATTTACCGACATGGCTATGCGTGCCGGTGGTGGCGCATTCTCGGCAGCATTCGAGGCGGAGGCGGATTACGTCGGCCTCTACATCATGGCCGCATCGGGGCATGAAATTGAAAAATCGTCCCACTTCTGGCGGCGAATGTCTTTGAAAAATGTACAAGGTATTTCCATGGCAACATCGCACCCTTCCAATGCAGACCGGTTTGTCGGAATCGAAAATACAATAAAGGAAATTAAGGTCAAAATCGCAGCCGGGGAGCCTTTAGAACCTGAAATGAAAAATAAAACTCAGTAA